One Salvia splendens isolate huo1 chromosome 12, SspV2, whole genome shotgun sequence genomic window carries:
- the LOC121757949 gene encoding uncharacterized protein LOC121757949 — protein sequence MGCLAMITTLVVLSAIGGGSAVEYSVTNNAENTPGGAKFNTDIGADYSRQTLEAATNFIWDLFQQTNPADRKPVDRVGLFIDDDMDGVAYASNNEIHVSARYINDVSGDVKREITGVLYHEMAHVWQWNGNGQSVPDGLIQGIADFVRLKANYAPAHWVGKGGGDRWDERSDVTARFLDYCDGLKSGTFVAELNKKMRDGYSPSFFQELLGKSVDTLWADYKAT from the exons ATGGGCTGCTTAGCGATGATCACGACGCTCGTAGTCCTTTCGGCCATCGGAGGCGGCTCTGCGGTGGAATACAGCGTGACGAACAACGCCGAGAACACTCCCGGTGGCGCCAAGTTCAACACCGACATCGGCGCGGATTATAGCCGTCAAACACTAGAAGCAGCGACCAATTTCATATGGGATCTCTTCCAGCAGACTAACCCTGCCGATCGGAAACCCGTAGACAGAGTGGGCTTGTTCATTGACGACGACATGGATGGAGTTGCTTATGCCTCCAACAACGAAATCCATGTTAGTGCAAG GTACATCAATGATGTTTCGGGCGACGTGAAAAGGGAGATCACGGGCGTACTATACCACGAGATGGCACACGTGTGGCAGTGGAACGGGAACGGCCAATCAGTGCCGGACGGTCTGATTCAAGGGATAGCAGATTTCGTGAGGCTCAAGGCAAATTATGCACCGGCACACTGGGTGGGGAAGGGTGGGGGCGACCGTTGGGATGAACGGTCCGACGTGACGGCAAGGTTCCTAGATTACTGCGACGGGCTGAAGAGCGGCACATTTGTTGCGGAGCTGAACAAGAAGATGAGAGATGGTTACAGCCCAAGTTTCTTTCAGGAGTTGCTTGGAAAGTCAGTCGACACTCTGTGGGCAGATTACAAAGCTACATAa